The following proteins come from a genomic window of Opitutales bacterium:
- a CDS encoding PIN domain-containing protein, with product MEAIIDRTQAIDVNFATARVYAAVIHQLEAEGKRIPLNDIWIAAMAMQHGCTLLARDAHFTRIEGLKLIAL from the coding sequence ATCGAAGCGATCATTGATCGAACTCAAGCAATCGATGTCAATTTCGCCACGGCTAGAGTTTATGCAGCAGTCATTCATCAGCTCGAGGCGGAAGGTAAGCGTATCCCGCTTAACGATATCTGGATTGCAGCGATGGCCATGCAGCATGGCTGCACGCTATTGGCAAGAGATGCCCACTTTACCCGAATCGAAGGGCTAAAACTTATTGCACTTTGA